In a genomic window of Nitrospira sp. ND1:
- a CDS encoding flagellar protein FlaG has product MVHQVSNHKDLPAAATHASQSGPQHAVDKKAEAQLPEPETSTTEVKGEVKGKDLEQALSRVREVFQKADSRLEFSVDPDLDRVVVKVMDGDSGTVIRQIPQQEVIDLAKRLETPTGLLLHHKV; this is encoded by the coding sequence ATGGTCCACCAGGTTTCGAATCACAAGGACCTCCCCGCAGCCGCCACCCATGCGAGCCAGAGCGGACCTCAACATGCCGTTGACAAGAAGGCTGAGGCCCAGCTCCCTGAACCTGAGACGTCCACGACTGAGGTCAAAGGGGAGGTCAAAGGAAAGGATCTGGAACAGGCTCTGTCGCGGGTACGCGAGGTGTTCCAGAAGGCAGACTCCAGATTGGAGTTTAGCGTCGATCCGGATCTGGATCGGGTGGTGGTCAAGGTCATGGACGGGGATTCCGGAACCGTGATCCGCCAGATTCCGCAGCAGGAAGTCATCGATCTTGCGAAGAGGTTGGAGACGCCGACCGGGCTGCTCCTGCACCACAAGGTGTGA
- a CDS encoding flagellin: protein MALVVNTNVASLAAQRNLSINQAQLGRSVERLSSGLRITRAADDAAGLGVSETLRAQIRSINQANRNAGDGISLTQVADGAAATIGSLLSRMRELATQSASGTLGTTERSYLDQEFVSLRSEIDRIATTTEYNGQPLLSGASNTFEVFIGFKSGSGNSLNVALADLDVAAVGLTGASVSTAVAAQSMLANIDSAISAVATARANYGSIQSRFEVAIQNLTVTAENFTAAESRIRDADIAQETSVFTKNQILTQSGIAILAQANSLPQQALALLRG, encoded by the coding sequence ATGGCATTAGTAGTCAATACCAACGTTGCGTCGCTGGCAGCTCAGCGTAACCTGTCGATCAACCAGGCTCAATTGGGTCGTTCCGTTGAGCGGTTGTCGTCGGGCTTGCGGATCACCCGTGCCGCGGACGACGCGGCCGGATTGGGCGTGTCCGAAACCTTGCGCGCCCAGATCCGTAGTATCAATCAGGCCAACCGGAACGCCGGAGACGGCATCAGCTTGACGCAGGTGGCCGACGGCGCTGCCGCGACGATCGGCAGCCTGTTGTCTCGTATGCGCGAGCTGGCAACTCAGTCCGCCAGCGGGACGCTGGGAACGACCGAGCGGTCGTATCTGGACCAGGAATTTGTGTCATTGCGTTCGGAAATCGACCGCATTGCCACGACGACGGAATACAACGGTCAGCCGCTGTTGAGCGGAGCCAGCAACACGTTTGAAGTCTTTATCGGCTTCAAGAGTGGATCGGGCAATTCGTTGAATGTGGCCTTGGCCGACCTCGACGTCGCGGCGGTCGGATTGACCGGCGCCAGCGTATCGACGGCGGTGGCGGCGCAAAGCATGCTGGCAAATATCGACAGCGCAATCAGCGCCGTGGCTACGGCCCGCGCGAATTACGGGTCGATTCAGAGCCGGTTCGAAGTCGCGATCCAGAACTTGACGGTCACGGCTGAGAACTTCACGGCAGCGGAATCCCGGATCCGGGACGCGGACATTGCCCAAGAGACATCTGTGTTCACGAAGAACCAGATCCTCACCCAATCCGGCATCGCGATTTTGGCGCAAGCCAACTCGTTGCCACAGCAAGCCTTGGCGCTGCTGCGAGGATAA
- the fliS gene encoding flagellar export chaperone FliS encodes MIATAANAYQQTQVMTASRVQLIVLLYDSAIQSMELAREAILTNHYKDKARFLDRSIAIVGELSSVLDFERGGEIAVSLHRLYDYMVQQCIQANLRHNGKHLDGPIRCLTTLREGWHVVARQEAVAHVGS; translated from the coding sequence ATGATCGCCACCGCCGCGAACGCCTATCAACAGACTCAAGTCATGACCGCCAGCCGAGTGCAACTGATCGTGCTGCTGTACGATTCCGCGATTCAATCGATGGAGCTGGCCCGGGAAGCCATTCTGACGAACCACTACAAGGACAAGGCCCGTTTTCTCGATCGCAGTATCGCGATTGTCGGGGAACTGTCCAGCGTCCTGGACTTCGAGCGAGGCGGTGAGATCGCGGTCTCGTTGCACCGGTTGTATGACTACATGGTGCAGCAGTGTATCCAGGCCAACCTTCGGCACAACGGCAAGCACCTGGACGGACCGATTCGCTGCCTGACGACACTACGAGAAGGTTGGCACGTTGTTGCGAGGCAAGAAGCGGTGGCGCATGTCGGCAGCTAG
- the fliD gene encoding flagellar filament capping protein FliD codes for MAISFGGLGNGVDFGQVVSELAKVQRLPIDALTAKKKDLQTKLTDYGALGNKLLALQSAANALRLPSSFNRSTSTVSDDNILTAQAGAGAATGSYTVQVTQLAKANQITNKAVKAVSGTTEVVSSGAGTFTFRVGSGTDQTVTLSAGATLDDLRSAINDLGAGVTASVINTGTEASPAYRLTLTATASGAANTITVVTDTTTLDFTNTTGTGGNDTLQAGQNAIVVIGDPDQTTISIERASNVISDAIPDVTLTLKSKTVTTPDPEPVTVNISNDPASVKTNIKTLVTAYNDIVKFVNDRTGYDITTKTGGIFFNESTAKNVLSQLRTAISGEVSELSTYKSLGAVGFKTERDGTLTIDDAKLDSAMASNYVATRALFVTQTTSSGIADRIVKAVDFLDSVDSGAFTVRKNSITSQISRLTDQIGRKEDIASQYEERLRLQFASLDGLLQKLQSQTSALQALR; via the coding sequence ATGGCGATTAGTTTCGGCGGGTTAGGAAATGGTGTGGACTTTGGTCAAGTCGTCTCCGAGTTGGCCAAAGTCCAACGCCTGCCCATCGACGCATTGACGGCGAAGAAGAAAGATCTACAGACCAAACTCACCGATTATGGCGCGCTCGGCAACAAGCTGCTCGCGCTTCAGAGCGCCGCGAATGCCCTCCGGCTTCCCAGCAGCTTCAATCGATCTACCAGCACCGTCAGCGATGACAACATTCTCACGGCTCAAGCCGGCGCGGGAGCAGCGACCGGCAGTTATACGGTGCAAGTCACTCAGCTGGCCAAAGCCAATCAAATTACGAACAAAGCCGTCAAGGCGGTCTCCGGCACCACTGAAGTAGTCTCGAGCGGCGCCGGCACCTTTACCTTTCGGGTCGGAAGCGGAACGGATCAAACGGTCACCCTCAGCGCCGGCGCGACACTCGACGATCTTCGTTCTGCGATCAACGATCTGGGAGCCGGTGTGACCGCCTCCGTGATCAATACGGGAACGGAAGCAAGCCCGGCCTATCGACTGACGTTAACCGCAACCGCATCGGGCGCGGCCAATACCATCACCGTGGTGACCGATACGACCACTCTCGATTTCACGAACACGACCGGGACGGGCGGCAACGATACGCTGCAGGCAGGGCAGAATGCCATCGTAGTGATCGGCGATCCCGACCAAACCACGATTTCCATCGAGCGCGCGTCCAACGTCATCTCCGATGCGATTCCGGACGTCACCCTCACGCTCAAATCGAAAACCGTCACGACTCCCGATCCGGAACCGGTCACGGTGAATATCAGCAACGACCCCGCGAGCGTCAAGACCAATATCAAAACCCTGGTGACTGCCTATAACGACATCGTGAAGTTCGTCAACGATCGGACCGGGTACGACATCACGACGAAGACCGGCGGGATCTTCTTTAACGAGAGCACGGCGAAAAACGTCTTGAGCCAGTTGCGTACGGCCATCTCCGGAGAGGTCAGTGAACTCTCCACCTATAAGTCGCTTGGCGCGGTTGGATTTAAAACGGAACGAGACGGGACACTCACTATTGATGACGCCAAGTTAGACTCGGCGATGGCGAGCAACTATGTCGCCACCCGGGCCTTGTTTGTGACGCAGACGACCTCGAGCGGCATTGCAGACCGTATCGTGAAAGCGGTCGACTTCCTCGACAGCGTCGACAGCGGCGCCTTCACGGTTCGAAAAAACTCCATCACCAGCCAGATCAGCAGACTCACCGATCAAATCGGCCGCAAAGAAGATATCGCCTCGCAATATGAGGAGCGACTGCGACTTCAATTCGCCTCATTGGATGGATTGTTACAGAAACTACAATCACAAACCAGCGCCCTTCAGGCGCTCAGATAA
- a CDS encoding glycosyltransferase family 9 protein encodes MSKQVLLINITRMGDLVQMGTLLQRLQHEWPGAAVDLVVDRRFAPIAKLLPHLRHIIEYDFHRLVDESRAQTKDVVTLYREMTGWAAPLIEARYDRVVNLTFNRRSGLLASYVGAKEIRGIAAPKDGDVAIHNPWMAYLTDVHSQRQFNHFNLVDIYALGGSGTGPFAPLSLDIPPGTAQWARDFFAPYGGQRMPWTAVQVGASDPMKAWRPELFGQTLAALSRQTPVGYVFIGTESERKAIETAQMAYRQAGGRGPLCDAVGRTTLPQLAAVLAQCRLLLTNDTGPMHLAVGVGTPVIDLSVGHVDFRETGPYGPGHWIVQPDMGCAPCGFDQVCLHHACKDRLVPDQIAALCLHMLNGGAFPEKLTGIKIYRSRVDEDGLGSTELHAGREDPTVSWYGRFWRRFWFEQFTGRPSLVPMVSEPPPDWKESMALLDRLMPLAARLVSRAEELVRLTARRPLPISTLQQMQLEESGERQTVVALSLQSPATASLAVALVRDTHNDDGHELTGMAEARLATYRRWQNRLHVVAAGFRAFKTPQGFTPRGTRMAIPMAPIG; translated from the coding sequence ATGAGCAAGCAAGTGCTTCTCATCAATATCACCCGGATGGGCGATCTCGTGCAAATGGGCACGTTGCTGCAACGCCTCCAGCATGAGTGGCCGGGAGCCGCCGTCGATCTGGTCGTGGATCGACGCTTCGCTCCGATCGCGAAACTCCTGCCTCACCTCCGACACATCATCGAGTATGACTTTCATCGCCTGGTCGACGAGAGTCGCGCGCAAACGAAGGATGTCGTGACCCTCTACCGTGAGATGACAGGCTGGGCGGCGCCGTTAATCGAGGCCCGGTACGACCGCGTCGTAAATTTGACCTTCAATCGCCGGAGCGGACTGCTGGCCTCCTACGTCGGCGCCAAAGAGATTCGAGGCATCGCGGCTCCGAAAGACGGGGACGTGGCCATCCATAACCCGTGGATGGCCTATTTAACCGATGTGCACAGTCAACGGCAGTTCAATCACTTCAATCTGGTAGATATCTACGCCTTGGGCGGAAGCGGTACCGGACCCTTTGCACCCTTGTCGCTCGACATTCCCCCGGGCACGGCGCAATGGGCACGTGATTTTTTTGCACCGTACGGCGGACAACGGATGCCCTGGACGGCGGTGCAAGTCGGGGCCAGCGATCCTATGAAGGCCTGGCGACCGGAACTCTTCGGGCAGACCCTGGCCGCGCTGAGTCGGCAGACACCGGTCGGATATGTCTTTATCGGGACGGAGAGCGAGCGGAAGGCGATTGAAACCGCACAGATGGCCTATCGGCAAGCCGGTGGACGCGGGCCTCTCTGCGACGCGGTCGGACGGACCACGCTGCCTCAGCTCGCTGCGGTGCTGGCCCAGTGCCGACTCCTGCTGACCAACGACACCGGCCCCATGCACCTCGCAGTAGGAGTGGGCACTCCGGTGATCGATCTCTCGGTCGGGCATGTCGACTTTCGCGAGACGGGTCCCTATGGACCGGGGCATTGGATCGTCCAGCCGGATATGGGGTGCGCGCCCTGCGGATTCGATCAGGTCTGTTTGCACCACGCCTGCAAGGATCGGCTGGTGCCGGATCAAATTGCCGCGCTGTGCCTGCATATGCTCAATGGAGGCGCATTTCCAGAAAAATTAACCGGCATCAAGATCTATCGGTCCCGCGTGGATGAGGACGGGCTGGGAAGCACTGAACTTCATGCAGGACGGGAAGATCCCACGGTCAGCTGGTATGGCCGATTCTGGCGGCGGTTCTGGTTCGAGCAATTTACGGGTCGTCCCAGTCTGGTACCCATGGTTTCGGAGCCTCCGCCCGACTGGAAGGAGAGCATGGCACTCCTGGATCGGCTTATGCCTCTCGCGGCCAGGCTGGTATCCAGAGCAGAGGAACTGGTTCGTTTGACCGCCCGACGGCCGTTGCCGATCAGTACCCTGCAGCAGATGCAGCTTGAGGAGAGCGGGGAGCGTCAGACGGTTGTGGCGCTCAGTCTCCAATCTCCGGCGACCGCATCCCTGGCCGTGGCCCTTGTGCGGGATACCCACAACGACGACGGCCACGAACTGACCGGCATGGCCGAAGCCCGTCTTGCCACCTATCGGCGCTGGCAGAACAGGCTGCATGTGGTCGCGGCCGGTTTCCGTGCTTTCAAGACACCGCAAGGTTTCACACCACGTGGAACCAGGATGGCTATTCCCATGGCGCCTATTGGATAG
- a CDS encoding PilZ domain-containing protein, which translates to MTPSHDRFRQAPHTDSKNEERREWLRIEDRLLLEYRRFDEPAEAMNAHLPPATEDTIATAVSKPTIDLLVRAGETFASSPLLPWVSKIDWMLETILKSLVKSHPGSVAIARLTDVDISAGGLGFDTPRQFQAEDLLVLKVILPPFSMIEATARIIRVTPAERDSTGYHVATQFMELGGDEQELIIRHILQVQAERLRARKSAH; encoded by the coding sequence ATGACTCCGTCACATGACCGGTTTCGTCAGGCCCCCCACACCGATAGCAAGAATGAAGAGCGTCGCGAATGGTTGCGCATCGAAGATCGCTTGCTACTCGAGTACCGTCGTTTCGACGAACCGGCCGAAGCCATGAACGCCCATCTCCCTCCGGCGACAGAAGATACGATCGCCACGGCCGTGTCGAAACCGACGATTGATCTGCTGGTCCGGGCAGGGGAGACGTTTGCAAGCTCGCCGTTATTACCCTGGGTCTCAAAAATCGACTGGATGCTGGAGACGATTCTCAAGTCCCTCGTGAAAAGTCATCCCGGGAGCGTCGCCATCGCACGGCTGACCGATGTCGATATCAGCGCCGGCGGGCTGGGCTTCGATACCCCGCGTCAGTTTCAGGCAGAGGACCTGTTGGTGCTGAAGGTGATCCTGCCTCCATTCAGCATGATCGAGGCCACGGCGCGCATCATCCGGGTGACTCCGGCCGAGAGGGACTCGACGGGCTATCATGTCGCCACACAGTTTATGGAGTTGGGCGGGGACGAGCAGGAGCTGATTATCCGGCATATTCTGCAGGTGCAAGCCGAACGTCTGCGGGCGAGAAAATCCGCGCACTAA